In Saccharomyces cerevisiae S288C chromosome XV, complete sequence, the following proteins share a genomic window:
- the GRE2 gene encoding methylglyoxal reductase (NADPH-dependent) GRE2 (3-methylbutanal reductase and NADPH-dependent methylglyoxal reductase; stress induced (osmotic, ionic, oxidative, heat shock and heavy metals); regulated by the HOG pathway; restores resistance to glycolaldehyde by coupling reduction of glycolaldehyde to ethylene glycol and oxidation of NADPH to NADP+; protein abundance increases in response to DNA replication stress; methylglyoxal reductase (NADPH-dependent) is also known as D-lactaldehyde dehydrogenase), whose protein sequence is MSVFVSGANGFIAQHIVDLLLKEDYKVIGSARSQEKAENLTEAFGNNPKFSMEVVPDISKLDAFDHVFQKHGKDIKIVLHTASPFCFDITDSERDLLIPAVNGVKGILHSIKKYAADSVERVVLTSSYAAVFDMAKENDKSLTFNEESWNPATWESCQSDPVNAYCGSKKFAEKAAWEFLEENRDSVKFELTAVNPVYVFGPQMFDKDVKKHLNTSCELVNSLMHLSPEDKIPELFGGYIDVRDVAKAHLVAFQKRETIGQRLIVSEARFTMQDVLDILNEDFPVLKGNIPVGKPGSGATHNTLGATLDNKKSKKLLGFKFRNLKETIDDTASQILKFEGRI, encoded by the coding sequence CAGTTTTCGTTTCAGGTGCTAACGGGTTCATTGCCCAACACATTGTCGATCTCCTGTTGAAGGAAGACTATAAGGTCATCGGTTCTGCCAGAAGTCAAGAAAAGGCCGAGAATTTAACGGAGGCCTTTGGTAACAACCCAAAATTCTCCATGGAAGTTGTCCCAGACATATCTAAGCTGGACGCATTTGACcatgttttccaaaagcACGGCAAGGATATCAAGATAGTTCTACATACGGCCTCTCCATTCTGCTTTGATATCACTGACAGTGAACGCGATTTATTAATTCCTGCTGTGAACGGTGTTAAGGGAATTCTCCActcaattaaaaaatacGCCGCTGATTCTGTAGAACGTGTAGTTCTCACCTCTTCTTATGCAGCTGTGTTCGATAtggcaaaagaaaacgataAGTCTTTAACATTTAACGAAGAATCCTGGAACCCAGCTACCTGGGAGAGTTGCCAAAGTGACCCAGTTAACGCCTACTGTGGTTCTAAGAAGTTTGCTGAAAAAGCAGCTTGGGAATTTCTAGAGGAGAATAGAGACTCTGTAAAATTCGAATTAACTGCCGTTAACCCAGTTTACGTTTTTGGTCCGCAAATGTTTGACAAAGATGTGAAAAAACACTTGAACACATCTTGCGAACTCGTCAACAGCTTGATGCATTTATCACCAGAGGACAAGATACCGGAACTATTTGGTGGATACATTGATGTTCGTGATGTTGCAAAGGCTCATTTAGTTGCCTTCCAAAAGAGGGAAACAATTGGTCAAAGACTAATCGTATCGGAGGCCAGATTTACTATGCAGGATGTTCTCGATATCCTTAACGAAGACTTCCCTGTTCTAAAAGGCAATATTCCAGTGGGGAAACCAGGTTCTGGTGCTACCCATAACACCCTTGGTGCTACTCttgataataaaaagagTAAGAAATTGTTAGGTTTCAAGTTCAGGAACTTGAAAGAGACCATTGACGACACTGCCTCccaaattttaaaatttgagGGCAGAATATAA
- the PSF3 gene encoding DNA replication protein PSF3 (Subunit of the GINS complex (Sld5p, Psf1p, Psf2p, Psf3p); complex is localized to DNA replication origins and implicated in assembly of the DNA replication machinery) has protein sequence MGYYDIDDVLADGTEFPCKFQYDIPGLGYLENNPGRPITKNTKLSLPLWLARILAIVGGDEALVDEEPVPFVELLPPDMFSTKVMNAIKTDPVALDLHSINSHFFSLAIKWIMLFSEKELANVVSELLLQRAQELNHHASSLSIDLNADSTGKNSANTNIATSTFLLKLEEMEKEIYKKSHESYKDTKRWMFKK, from the coding sequence ATGGGTTACTATGACATTGATGATGTCCTAGCAGATGGGACAGAGTTTCCTTGTAAATTTCAATATGATATTCCTGGTCTTGGTTATTTGGAAAACAACCCAGGACGACCCATAACGAAAAACACTAAACTAAGCCTGCCACTATGGTTAGCAAGAATCCTTGCAATTGTGGGTGGTGACGAAGCCTTGGTAGATGAAGAACCTGTACCTTTTGTGGAACTCCTGCCACCAGATATGTTTTCTACGAAAGTTATGAACGCTATAAAGACCGATCCGGTGGCTCTGGACTTGCATTCCATAAATTCGCATTTCTTCAGTCTAGCCATAAAATGGATAATGTTGTTTAGCGAAAAAGAACTGGCCAATGTCGTTAGTGAGCTACTTTTGCAACGTGCCCAAGAACTTAATCATCATGCTAGTAGTTTATCGATTGATCTCAATGCAGACTCGACCGGAAAAAATTCAGCGAACACTAATATAGCAACTAGCACATTTTTACTGAAACTAGAAGAAATGGAGAAGGagatatataaaaagtCTCATGAATCTTATAAGGACACGAAAAGGTGGAtgtttaaaaaataa
- the SPT20 gene encoding Spt20p (Subunit of the SAGA transcriptional regulatory complex; involved in maintaining the integrity of the complex; mutant displays reduced transcription elongation in the G-less-based run-on (GLRO) assay), whose protein sequence is MSANSPTGNDPHVFGIPVNATPSNMGSPGSPVNVPPPMNPAVANVNHPVMRTNSNSNANEGTRTLTREQIQQLQQRQRLLLQQRLLEQQRKQQALQNYEAQFYQMLMTLNKRPKRLYNFVEDADSILKKYEQYLHSFEFHIYENNYKICAPANSRLQQQQKQPELTSDGLILTKNNETLKEFLEYVARGRIPDAIMEVLRDCNIQFYEGNLILQVYDHTNTVDVTPKENKPNLNSSSSPSNNNSTQDNSKIQQPSEPNSGVANTGANTANKKASFKRPRVYRTLLKPNDLTTYYDMMSYADNARFSDSIYQQFESEILTLTKRNLSLSVPLNPYEHRDMLEETAFSEPHWDSEKKSFIHEHRAESTREGTKGVVGHIEERDEFPQHSSNYEQLMLIMNERTTTITNSTFAVSLTKNAMEIASSSSNGVRGASSSTSNSASNTRNNSLANGNQVALAAAAAAAAVGSTMGNDNNQFSRLKFIEQWRINKEKRKQQALSANINPTPFNARISMTAPLTPQQQLLQRQQQALEQQQNGGAMKNANKRSGNNATSNNNNNNNNLDKPKVKRPRKNAKKSESGTPAPKKKRMTKKKQSASSTPSSTTMS, encoded by the coding sequence ATGAGTGCCAATAGCCCGACAGGAAACGATCCCCATGTATTTGGTATTCCTGTGAACGCAACACCATCCAATATGGGTTCGCCAGGCAGTCCAGTTAATGTACCACCTCCTATGAACCCAGCGGTAGCAAATGTAAATCATCCTGTTATGAGGACAAACAGTAATAGTAATGCCAATGAAGGTACTAGGACTTTAACCAGGGAGCAAATACAGCAATTGCAGCAAAGACAACGATTATTACTACAGCAAAGACTACTCGAACAACAGAGAAAACAGCAAGCACTCCAAAACTATGAGGCTCAGTTTTATCAAATGCTTATGACCTTAAACAAAAGACCTAAAAGACTTTACAATTTTGTGGAAGATGCAGActcaattttgaaaaaatatgagCAATATTTACACagttttgaatttcataTTTATGAGAATAATTATAAGATTTGCGCTCCTGCAAATAGCAGGTTacaacagcagcaaaaGCAACCCGAGCTGACTAGTGACGGTTTAATATTAACCAAAAATAACgaaactttgaaagaatttttagAGTACGTCGCAAGAGGAAGGATTCCTGATGCTATTATGGAAGTCTTAAGGGACTGTAATATCCAATTTTACGAAGGAAATCTTATTTTACAGGTTTATGACCATACTAATACAGTTGATGTCACCCCCAAAGAGAACAAGCCTAATTTGAACAGCTCTTCTTCCCCttcaaataataatagcacACAGGACAATTCCAAGATTCAACAACCATCCGAACCTAATAGTGGTGTGGCAAATACAGGCGCAAACACAGCAAATAAGAAGGCATCCTTCAAACGACCTAGAGTATATCGAACATTGTTGAAGCCTAATGATTTGACGACGTATTATGACATGATGTCTTATGCAGATAATGCCAGGTTTTCTGATAGCATTTATCAACAGTTTGAATCTGAAATTTTAACACTTACCAAGAGGAACTTGTCACTAAGTGTGCCATTAAATCCATATGAGCACCGAGACATGTTGGAGGAAACAGCTTTTTCAGAACCTCATTGGgatagtgaaaaaaaatccttcATTCACGAACATCGTGCTGAGTCTACGAGAGAAGGCACGAAGGGCGTTGTAGGGCATATCGAAGAACGCGATGAATTTCCGCAACATAGTTCAAATTATGAACAGTTGATGTTGATCATGAATGAACGCACAACAACGATAACCAACTCCACGTTTGCTGTTTCGTTAACCAAGAATGCGATGGAGATTGCTAGCTCCAGTTCCAACGGGGTACGTGGAGCTTCGTCCTCAACTTCGAATTCCGCATCAAATACAAGGAATAACAGTTTGGCTAATGGCAATCAAGTAGCTTTGGCAGCGGCAGCGGCTGCGGCTGCAGTGGGATCTACCATGGGTAACGATAATAATCAATTTAGCAGGCTGaaatttattgaacaatggagaataaataaagaaaaaagaaaacagcAGGCTTTAAGTGCAAACATCAATCCAACCCCCTTCAACGCTAGAATATCGATGACAGCACCATTGACTCCACAGCAACAGCTACTTCAAAGACAACAGCAGGCCTTGGAGCAACAACAGAATGGTGGAGCCATGAAAAACGCAAATAAACGGAGTGGTAACAATGCCACCagtaacaataataataataataataatttagATAAACCAAAGGTTAAGCGACCtagaaaaaatgcaaaaaaaagcgAGAGCGGTACACCAGCTcctaaaaagaaaagaatgacTAAGAAGAAACAGAGCGCAAGTAGCACGCCCTCTTCTACTACAATGTCATAA
- the CTR9 gene encoding Ctr9p (Component of the Paf1p complex involved in transcription elongation; binds to and modulates the activity of RNA polymerases I and II; required for expression of a subset of genes, including cyclin genes; involved in SER3 repression by helping to maintain SRG1 transcription-dependent nucleosome occupancy; contains TPR repeats), with the protein MTNAMKVEGYPSMEWPTSLDIPLKASEELVGIDLETDLPDDPTDLKTLLVEENSEKEHWLTIALAYCNHGKTNEGIKLIEMALDVFQNSERASLHTFLTWAHLNLAKGQSLSVETKEHELTQAELNLKDAIGFDPTWIGNMLATVELYYQRGHYDKALETSDLFVKSIHAEDHRSGRQSKPNCLFLLLRAKLLYQKKNYMASLKIFQELLVINPVLQPDPRIGIGLCFWQLKDSKMAIKSWQRALQLNPKNTSASILVLLGEFRESFTNSTNDKTFKEAFTKALSDLNNIFSENQHNPVLLTLLQTYYYFKGDYQTVLDIYHHRILKMSPMIAKIVLSESSFWCGRAHYALGDYRKSFIMFQESLKKNEDNLLAKLGLGQTQIKNNLLEESIITFENLYKTNESLQELNYILGMLYAGKAFDAKTAKNTSAKEQSNLNEKALKYLERYLKLTLATKNQLVISRAYLVISQLYELQNQYKTSLDYLSKALEEMEFIKKEIPLEVLNNLACYHFINGDFIKADDLFKQAKAKVSDKDESVNITLEYNIARTNEKNDCEKSESIYSQVTSLHPAYIAARIRNLYLKFAQSKIEDSDMSTEMNKLLDLNKSDLEIRSFYGWYLKNSKERKNNEKSTTHNKETLVKYNSHDAYALISLANLYVTIARDGKKSRNPKEQEKSKHSYLKAIQLYQKVLQVDPFNIFAAQGLAIIFAESKRLGPALEILRKVRDSLDNEDVQLNLAHCYLEMREYGKAIENYELVLKKFDNEKTRPHILNLLGRAWYARAIKERSVNFYQKALENAKTALDLFVKESSKSKFIHSVKFNIALLHFQIAETLRRSNPKFRTVQQIKDSLEGLKEGLELFRELNDLKEFNMIPKEELEQRIQLGETTMKSALERSLNEQEEFEKEQSAKIDEARKILEENELKEQGWMKQEEEARRLKLEKQAEEYRKLQDEAQKLIQEREAMAISEHNVKDDSDLSDKDNEYDEEKPRQKRKRSTKTKNSGESKRRKAAKKTLSDSDEDDDDVVKKPSHNKGKKSQLSNEFIEDSDEEEAQMSGSEQNKNDDNDENNDNDDNDGLF; encoded by the coding sequence atgaCAAACGCAATGAAGGTGGAAGGCTACCCTTCTATGGAATGGCCAACGTCCTTAGATATTCCATTAAAGGCTTCAGAAGAATTGGTCGGTATCGATTTAGAAACCGACTTGCCGGATGATCCAACAGATTTAAAGACTCTTTTAGTTGAGGAAAATTCTGAAAAAGAACATTGGTTGACCATTGCACTTGCTTATTGCAACCACGGAAAAACAAACGAAGGTATTAAGCTAATTGAAATGGCCTTGGatgttttccaaaactCTGAAAGGGCTTCACTACACACTTTTCTGACCTGGGCACATTTAAATCTAGCAAAGGGACAATCGCTGAGTGTGGAAACGAAAGAGCATGAACTGACACAGGCTGAATTAAACCTAAAGGATGCTATTGGGTTCGACCCCACATGGATTGGAAATATGCTAGCCACGGTCGAGTTATACTACCAGCGCGGTCATTATGACAAGGCTTTGGAAACATCCGACCTTTTTGTAAAGAGTATTCATGCTGAAGACCACAGGTCTGGTAGGCAATCCAAACCCAATTGCTTGTTTTTACTTTTAAGAGCGAAATTGCTTtatcagaagaaaaattatatgGCCAgtctgaaaatttttcaagaattgCTGGTCATCAACCCTGTTTTGCAACCAGATCCTCGTATTGGAATTGGTCTGTGTTTTTGGCAATTAAAGGATTCTAAGATGGCTATCAAATCGTGGCAGAGAGCCTTACAACTAAATCCAAAAAATACGAGTGCCTCCATTTTAGTATTATTGGGTGAATTTCGCGAATCTTTCACCAATTCTACAAACGATAAAACATTCAAGGAGGCTTTTACAAAGGCATTGAGTGACTTGAACAACATTTTCTCCGAAAACCAGCATAATCCTGTTTTATTGACGTTATTACAAACGTACTACTACTTCAAAGGTGATTATCAAACTGTTTTGGATATTTATCACCATAggattttaaaaatgagtCCGATGATAGCCAAAATTGTTCTATCTGAATCTTCATTTTGGTGTGGTAGAGCGCATTATGCATTAGGTGATTATCGTAAATCATTCATCATGTTTCAAGAAagtttaaagaaaaatgaagataacCTGCTCGCGAAATTAGGGCTGGGTCAAACccaaattaaaaataacttgTTGGAGGAAAGTATCATCACTTTCGAGAATCTTTACAAGACAAATGAAAGTTTACAAGAATTAAACTATATCTTGGGTATGCTTTATGCAGGCAAGGCCTTTGATGCCAAGACAGCCAAAAACACTTCAGCAAAAGAACAAAGCAACTTAAATGAAAAAGCTCTAAAGTATTTGGAGAGATACCTAAAATTAACGCTTGCCACAAAGAACCAATTAGTTATATCTAGAGCTTACCTAGTTATCTCTCAGCTGTATGAATTACAAAACCAATATAAAACTTCATTGGATTATCTTTCCAAAGCTTTGGAGGAAATGGAATTCattaaaaaggaaattccGTTGGAAGTGCTCAATAATTTGGCATGTTACCACTTCATTAACGGTGACTTTATAAAGGCTGATGATCTCTTTAAGCAAGCAAAGGCAAAAGTGAGTGATAAAGATGAAAGTGTCAATATTACACTTGAATATAACATAGCAAGAACTAATGAGAAAAACGACTGTGAAAAATCAGAATCTATATATTCCCAGGTGACGTCTTTACATCCAGCTTACATTGCGGCAAGAATAAGAAATCTATATCTCAAGTTTGCACAATCTAAGATAGAAGATTCAGATATGAGTACAGAAATGAATAAGCTATTAGATTTGAACAAGTCTGATCTGGAGATTCGTTCATTTTATGGTTGGTACTTGAAAAACAgcaaggaaagaaaaaacaatgaaaagaGTACGACCCATAACAAGGAAACTTTGGTAAAGTATAATTCTCACGATGCATATGCCTTAATTTCTCTAGCTAATCTATATGTGACAATTGCCAGAGACGGTAAAAAGTCCAGGAATCCAAAGGAACAGGAAAAATCAAAGCATTCTTATTTGAAAGCCATCCAGTTGTATCAAAAAGTTCTACAAGTTGATCCATTTAATATTTTCGCTGCTCAAGGTCTTGCCATAATTTTTGCAGAAAGCAAAAGATTGGGACCAGCTCTAGAAATTTTAAGGAAGGTAAGAGATTCTTTAGACAATGAAGATGTTCAACTGAACCTTGCCCATTGTTATCTGGAAATGCGTGAATATGGTAAGGCGATCGAAAATTATGAATTAgttctaaaaaaatttgacaatGAAAAGACAAGACCACATATTTTGAACCTATTAGGTAGAGCTTGGTACGCACGTGCCATTAAGGAAAGGTCTGtgaatttttatcaaaaagcCTTGGAAAATGCCAAAACTGCTTTGGATCTTTTCGTGAAGGAGTCTTCTAAGAGCAAGTTCATTCATAGTGTTAAGTTTAATATAGCTTTGTTGCATTTTCAAATAGCAGAGACATTAAGAAGATCAAATCCCAAATTTAGGACGGTTCAACAAATCAAGGATTCCCTGGAAGGCTTAAAAGAAGGTTTAGAACTATTTAGAGAATTGAACGACCTAAAAGAATTCAATATGATTCCTAAGGAAGAACTAGAACAACGTATACAATTGGGTGAAACTACTATGAAAAGTGCATTAGAACGTTCCTTGAATGAGCAAGAAGAATTTGAGAAGGAACAAAGCGCCAAAATTGATGAAGCACGTAAAATtctggaagaaaatgaattaaAAGAGCAAGGATGGATGAAGCAGGAGGAGGAAGCCAGGCGTTTGAAGTTAGAAAAACAGGCAGAGGAGTATAGGAAACTACAAGATGAGGCACAAAAGTTAATCCAGGAGCGAGAAGCCATGGCCATAAGTGAACATAATGTTAAAGATGATTCAGATCTGTCTGATAAAGACAATGAATATGACGAAGAAAAGCCaagacaaaaaagaaagaggtcaacaaaaactaaaaataGCGGTGAATCTAAGAGAAGGAAAGCTGCTAAAAAAACTCTTTCCGACAGCGACGAGGATGACGATGATGTGGTGAAAAAGCCTTCTCACAATAAGGGCAAAAAATCTCAACTATCGAAtgaatttattgaagatagtgatgaggaagaagctCAAATGAGCGGTTCggaacaaaataaaaacgaTGACAACGACGAAaacaatgataatgatgataacGACGGATTGTTCTAA
- the PEX11 gene encoding Pex11p (Peroxisomal protein required for medium-chain fatty acid oxidation; also required for peroxisome proliferation, possibly by inducing membrane curvature; localization regulated by phosphorylation; transcription regulated by Adr1p and Pip2p-Oaf1p) — protein sequence MVCDTLVYHPSVTRFVKFLDGSAGREKVLRLLQYLARFLAVQNSSLLARQLQAQFTTVRKFLRFLKPLNHLQAAAKFYDNKLASDNVVRVCNVLKNIFFAAYLSLDQVNLLRILKVIPVTVLTGKKIPRWSNWCWLFGLLSGLAMDLRKIQTSHAQIAAFVKAKSQSQGDEHEDHKKVLGKAYQDRYTALRRLFWDAADSFIVLNNLGYLSSNEEYVALSGVVTSILGMQDMWKAT from the coding sequence ATGGTCTGTGATACACTGGTATATCATCCCTCCGTGACGAGATTCGTCAAATTTCTAGATGGCTCAGCTGGCAGAGAAAAGGTTCTCAGATTACTGCAGTATTTAGCAAGATTTTTAGCAGTACAGAACTCATCTCTCTTGGCCAGGCAATTACAAGCTCAATTTACCACAGTCAGAAAATTTCTGAGGTTTCTGAAGCCTTTAAACCACTTGCAGGCAGCTGCTAAATTCTACGATAACAAGTTGGCCAGCGACAACGTCGTTAGAGTCTGcaatgttttgaaaaacatcTTCTTTGCTGCATATTTGTCGTTAGATCAAGTCAATCTTTTgagaattttgaaagtGATTCCTGTAACCGTTCTTACCGGTAAGAAAATACCTCGCTGGTCCAATTGGTGTTGGCTGTTCGGCCTCCTAAGTGGTCTGGCTATGGATCTTCGTAAGATCCAAACATCTCATGCCCAGATTGCTGCGTTTGTCAAGGCAAAATCACAAAGCCAAGGCGATGAGCATGAGGATCACAAGAAGGTACTAGGGAAGGCATACCAAGACAGGTACACCGCGTTAAGAAGACTATTCTGGGATGCTGCAGATTCGTTCATCGTCCTCAACAACCTAGGGTACTTGTCTAGCAACGAAGAGTATGTTGCGCTATCCGGTGTTGTCACATCTATCCTTGGTATGCAAGACATGTGGAAAGCTACAtag
- the DCP1 gene encoding Dcp1p (Subunit of the Dcp1p-Dcp2p decapping enzyme complex; decapping complex removes the 5' cap structure from mRNAs prior to their degradation; enhances the activity of catalytic subunit Dcp2p; regulated by DEAD box protein Dhh1p; forms cytoplasmic foci upon DNA replication stress), translated as MTGAATAAENSATQLEFYRKALNFNVIGRYDPKIKQLLFHTPHASLYKWDFKKDEWNKLEYQGVLAIYLRDVSQNTNLLPVSPQEVDIFDSQNGSNNIQVNNGSDNSNRNSSGNGNSYKSNDSLTYNCGKTLSGKDIYNYGLIILNRINPDNFSMGIVPNSVVNKRKVFNAEEDTLNPLECMGVEVKDELVIIKNLKHEVYGIWIHTVSDRQNIYELIKYLLENEPKDSFA; from the coding sequence ATGACCGGAGCAGCAACTGCAGCAGAAAACTCTGCCACACAGTTAGAATTCTATAGAAAAGCTTTGAATTTCAACGTTATTGGGAGATACGatccaaaaataaagcaaCTACTTTTTCACACACCACATGCGTCACTGTATAAATGGGACTTCAAGAAGGACGAATGGAATAAACTAGAATATCAAGGTGTTTTGGCCATATATTTGAGAGACGTCTCGCAAAATACAAATCTTCTACCCGTCTCCCCACAAGAAGTAGATATTTTTGATTCACAAAATGGTAGTAATAACATTCAAGTAAACAATGGTTCTGACAATAGCAACAGGAATAGCAGTGGAAATGGGAACTCTTATAAAAGTAATGATTCGCTAACATATAATTGCGGCAAAACTTTAAGTGGAAAGGACATATACAATTATGGATTGATCATATTAAACCGAATTAATCCTGACAATTTTTCTATGGGCATTGTTCCCAATAGTGTCgtaaataaaagaaaagtattTAATGCAGAAGAGGATACACTTAACCCACTAGAGTGCATGGGGGTAGAGGTGAAAGATGAATTGGTCATTATTAAGAACTTGAAGCATGAGGTCTATGGTATATGGATTCATACAGTTAGTGATAGACAAAATATCTACGAACtaataaaatatcttctGGAAAATGAGCCAAAAGATTCTTTTGCTTGA
- the NOP8 gene encoding Nop8p (Nucleolar protein required for 60S ribosomal subunit biogenesis) has product MDSVIQKRIFVGNIFHNADDCYSELLDRFGKFGDCQDFQFEKHNHFAFIDIRFNDEADFNKLRKSFNNVKFKGNILKVDEAKPNWESTWAVQHAKDLKEDIILNAKMKKKNWQHYKKMENVAKSWKDHKEVIAGRMREAPRKRSQLRNITFRINVNGSLKVYKCYKTKLWGYERNKELNDLVYKFTNNFWKNGYNHIVDRLDYSRAVKTVRFKNGLKQLTVSKDENVCSGEMDSDENMSEEEKEKNNVILNDLLKDFDFDKPMTLNDSDEELLTEQRKGEEEEEEEEEKEVNAPEYENVNKTKDQSTLPQEKPEERKEQDEGDGQEDNEFIPTFTKEIGQGTISNTETLRNLFNPNEAEPVSQFKLIEDSDNDIDHAKDVDVNQLEEEVSKSSDTLGLTSAPVPHVSRDKDNKNFLFFPHLQSPFLVGQTQLSKVRAPGRETMLSNWDEEFWANRGNWTRDMRRKMKDALKHRKRKQSKSGLLL; this is encoded by the coding sequence ATGGATAGTgtaattcaaaaaagaatttttgtcGGAAATATTTTCCATAATGCAGATGATTGTTATTCAGAACTACTAGAtcgatttggaaaatttggTGATTGCCAAGATTTTCAGTTTGAAAAACACAACCACTTTGCATTTATCGATATAAGGTTTAATGATGAGGCAGATTTTAACAAGCTAAGAAAGAGCTTTAATAATGTTAAGTTTAAAGGGAACATTTTGAAGGTTGATGAAGCAAAGCCGAATTGGGAAAGCACCTGGGCGGTACAACATGCAAAGGACcttaaagaagatattataCTAAATgctaaaatgaaaaaaaagaattggcAACATTataagaaaatggaaaatgtAGCGAAAAGTTGGAAAGATCATAAGGAAGTTATTGCTGGCAGAATGAGGGAGGCGCCGAGAAAAAGGAGTCAATTGAGGAACATTACATTCAGGATCAATGTCAATGGTTCATTGAAAGTTTACAAATGCTATAAGACTAAATTATGGGGTTATGAAAGGAACAAAGAATTGAATGACCTTGTGTACAAGTTTACAAATAATTTCTGGAAAAACGGATACAACCACATTGTCGATAGATTGGATTACAGTCGTGCTGTTAAAACTGTTCGATTCAAAAATGGGCTGAAACAGTTAACAGTGtcaaaagatgaaaacgTTTGCAGTGGAGAGATGGACAGCGATGAGAATATGTCAGAAGAGGAGAAGgagaaaaataatgttATTCTTAATGACCTATTAAAGGACTTTGACTTCGATAAGCCAATGACGTTGAATGATTCGGACGAGGAACTTCTGACAGAGCAACGTAAAGgagaggaagaagaagaagaagaagaagaaaaagaagtaaaCGCTCCCGAATACGAGAATGTTAATAAGACGAAGGACCAGAGCACCCTACCACAAGAAAAACCAGAGGAAAGGAAAGAACAGGACGAGGGCGACGGGCAGGAGGATAATGAATTTATTCCGACTTTCACCAAGGAAATTGGTCAAGGTACAATAAGCAACACTGAGACGTTAAGAAACCTATTCAACCCCAACGAGGCAGAACCTGTATCACAATTCAAATTGATTGAAGATTCTGATAATGATATTGATCATGCGAAAGATGTTGATGTGAACCAACTGGAGGAAGAAGTAAGTAAATCATCTGACACCCTAGGTTTGACATCGGCTCCCGTACCACATGTATCTAGAGATAAAgataacaaaaatttcttgtttttccCTCATTTGCAATCGCCATTTTTAGTAGGACAAACACAGTTGAGTAAAGTAAGGGCTCCTGGAAGAGAAACAATGCTATCGAACTGGGATGAGGAGTTCTGGGCTAACAGAGGTAATTGGACCCGTGATATGAGGCGCAAAATGAAAGATGCATTGAAGCACCGTAAGAGGAAACAATCAAAGAGCGGGCTTCTTCTATAG